The following coding sequences are from one Epilithonimonas vandammei window:
- a CDS encoding polysaccharide biosynthesis/export family protein yields MNKTVIDYNDLCRFPMKKLLFFLLIISLVTSCKPKQNMIYMSNNNFQQEVSQARYEGLRIQEGDMLEIIVTALDDLAVKPFNRTTMQKTGEEGNAGGNARLGDNQYQVTSDGYISFPVLGNVYCKGMTKQQLKTELDSRLKQYLTDPVVTVRHLNFNISILGDVGSPGQKTSPTERLNIFQALALAGDMRDSANRTNVKLIRYSEESGKDITYTLDLSEASIVNSPYYYLQQNDILYVEPDKNKQIAANTTNPNRGLFLQLMGVVLGLVTFVIALAR; encoded by the coding sequence ATGAATAAAACTGTAATAGATTATAATGATCTTTGCAGATTTCCAATGAAAAAATTATTATTTTTTTTGCTCATCATATCGCTTGTAACTTCTTGTAAGCCGAAGCAAAATATGATTTATATGAGCAATAACAACTTCCAGCAGGAAGTGTCACAGGCGAGGTACGAGGGATTACGGATTCAGGAAGGAGACATGCTGGAGATCATTGTGACAGCATTGGATGACTTGGCAGTAAAACCCTTTAACCGGACTACAATGCAAAAGACGGGTGAAGAAGGCAATGCTGGCGGTAACGCTCGTTTGGGGGATAATCAGTATCAGGTAACATCAGATGGCTATATCTCTTTTCCGGTACTGGGGAATGTTTACTGCAAGGGGATGACCAAACAGCAGCTAAAAACCGAGTTAGATAGCCGCCTGAAGCAGTATTTGACTGATCCTGTAGTCACAGTGAGGCATCTCAACTTCAATATCAGTATCTTGGGAGACGTGGGCAGTCCTGGGCAGAAAACCAGTCCCACAGAGAGACTTAATATTTTCCAGGCACTAGCCTTGGCTGGTGATATGAGAGATTCTGCCAATAGAACCAATGTAAAATTGATTCGGTATTCCGAAGAATCAGGAAAAGATATCACTTATACTCTGGACCTGTCAGAAGCTTCTATAGTCAATTCGCCTTACTACTATCTGCAGCAGAATGACATTTTGTATGTAGAGCCGGATAAAAATAAACAAATCGCAGCCAATACCACCAATCCAAATAGAGGACTTTTTCTACAGCTGATGGGGGTGGTGCTTGGATTGGTAACGTTCGTGATAGCCTTAGCTAGATAA
- the glyA gene encoding serine hydroxymethyltransferase — protein sequence MQDPIFELIEKERQRQTHGIELIASENFVSENVMKAMGSVLTNKYAEGYPGRRYYGGCEVVDEVEQLAIDRAKELFGVDYVNVQPHSGSQANAAIYLSVLKPGDKVMGMDLSMGGHLTHGSAVNFSGIQYQVCSYGVQKETGLIDYDQMREVALREKPKMLIAGFSAYSRDLDYAKFREVADEIGATLWADIAHPAGLVAKGLLNSPFEHCHVVTTTTHKTLRGPRGGMIMMGKDFENTYGHKTPKGETKLMSAVLDGAVFPGIQGGPLEHVIGAKAVAFAEAIDNKFEVYAKQVKANAQALAKSMIDLGFEIVSGGTDNHLMLIDLRNKNVNGKETEKALVKADITCNKNMVPFDDKSPFTTSGIRLGTAAITTRGLKENDMATIAGLISEVVDNIKNENTLQAVKKKVNQLMEGRELFNY from the coding sequence ATGCAAGACCCTATTTTCGAACTCATTGAAAAAGAAAGACAAAGACAAACACACGGCATCGAATTAATTGCATCGGAAAATTTTGTATCCGAAAATGTGATGAAAGCCATGGGAAGTGTGCTCACTAATAAATATGCGGAAGGTTACCCGGGAAGACGTTATTACGGCGGATGTGAAGTGGTAGATGAGGTAGAACAATTAGCAATCGACAGAGCCAAAGAATTGTTCGGCGTGGACTATGTGAACGTTCAGCCACACTCTGGTTCTCAGGCTAATGCTGCAATTTACCTTTCAGTTCTTAAGCCTGGTGATAAAGTAATGGGAATGGATTTGTCTATGGGCGGTCATTTGACGCACGGTTCTGCGGTTAATTTCTCAGGAATCCAATATCAGGTTTGTTCTTACGGCGTTCAAAAAGAAACGGGTTTGATTGATTATGACCAAATGAGAGAAGTCGCTTTAAGAGAAAAACCAAAAATGCTGATTGCAGGATTCTCGGCTTATTCCAGAGATTTAGATTATGCTAAATTCCGTGAAGTTGCGGACGAAATTGGAGCGACACTTTGGGCGGATATTGCGCATCCTGCAGGTTTGGTTGCAAAAGGCTTGTTAAATAGTCCATTCGAACATTGCCACGTTGTAACGACCACGACTCACAAAACATTGAGAGGGCCAAGAGGTGGAATGATTATGATGGGTAAAGATTTTGAAAATACTTACGGACACAAAACGCCGAAAGGAGAGACTAAATTGATGAGTGCGGTTTTGGATGGTGCTGTTTTCCCAGGAATCCAAGGAGGGCCGTTGGAACACGTGATTGGAGCTAAAGCAGTTGCTTTTGCAGAAGCTATTGATAATAAATTCGAGGTTTATGCGAAGCAAGTTAAAGCTAATGCTCAGGCTTTGGCAAAATCGATGATTGATTTAGGTTTCGAAATCGTGAGTGGTGGAACGGATAATCACTTGATGTTGATTGACCTTAGAAATAAAAATGTTAACGGTAAGGAAACTGAAAAAGCATTGGTAAAAGCGGATATTACTTGTAACAAAAATATGGTTCCTTTTGATGACAAATCGCCGTTCACCACTTCTGGGATTCGTCTTGGTACTGCAGCAATCACAACAAGAGGTCTTAAGGAAAATGATATGGCAACCATTGCAGGTTTGATTTCGGAAGTGGTTGATAATATCAAAAATGAAAATACGTTGCAGGCAGTGAAGAAAAAAGTAAATCAGTTAATGGAAGGACGCGAGCTTTTCAATTATTAA
- a CDS encoding GumC family protein yields MELMESLPAVKKKKLNIKKEVFKYLRYWYWILLSMLLCFVGAKIYLRYTTPQYLSKTSLQFPQSKSKTAESLADLANGAGRADELQGEATAIVSKPILAKVVGQLNLNVSFYGIGAIKENELYTSSPLEANVIEVQNPKFSSASYIISPSGNGTYKLSEGPLKGNKDKFQFGQLVSLPFGKVIIKIKKGKKSFEPIKIVFRSTPSLVSSLESQLVVALPPDKGQMMDISFTGPVPSKSEDILNSLTEQYNIEGKKDRNMEAQNTQDFINGRLEIISQDLSGIEGEKEAFKRSNEITDLDTQANLAVNNANSNTNQLIEYATQLDLVNSIYSLTSSERLLPSNMGLSSVTEGYIAKYNDMLLTKNKTLKQATAQNPSVVQLNRDILEMRDLIRQNLVESKATLQLQIAQSKGQLNQNRHKIYMYPTQEKVFRGIERQQNLKEQLYLYLLQKREENAITLAVTAPKAKVINPAYTVGIVKPEKQNILLGALLAGLLLPVVILYAKYVSDTKIYTKDQIQTSVTDALVIAEIPESPKESDLVSANDFSVFAESFRILTSNLKFILKSKESKGQSDVILVTSSVKAEGKTTVAFNTAVTLAGNSKVLLIGADIRNPQLQRFVAGSDKGLTDYLISDDTSVRPYIVPSGLNENLDILFSGAMVPNPNDLLEMKKFDEMIESIKHTYRYIVIDSAPVMLVSDTMHLIEIADAILYIVKSNFTDQQMLHFADEFKQTHNLKNIAFILNNVKPENSRYGNKYGYGYYTYSKV; encoded by the coding sequence ATGGAATTAATGGAGAGCCTGCCGGCTGTAAAGAAAAAAAAACTAAATATCAAAAAAGAAGTTTTCAAATACCTGCGCTATTGGTATTGGATTCTTCTGAGTATGCTCCTTTGTTTTGTGGGAGCCAAAATTTATCTCAGATACACCACGCCACAATACCTTTCTAAAACCTCATTGCAATTTCCGCAATCCAAATCTAAAACGGCTGAGTCTTTAGCAGATTTAGCCAATGGTGCAGGAAGAGCAGATGAGCTGCAGGGAGAGGCTACGGCAATAGTATCAAAGCCTATTTTAGCTAAGGTAGTGGGTCAGCTTAATCTTAATGTGAGTTTCTATGGCATCGGGGCAATCAAAGAAAACGAACTTTATACTTCTTCTCCCTTAGAGGCCAATGTTATAGAGGTTCAAAATCCTAAATTTTCTTCTGCGTCATACATCATATCACCATCTGGCAATGGTACGTACAAGCTGTCGGAAGGTCCACTAAAGGGTAATAAAGATAAGTTCCAGTTCGGACAGTTGGTTTCGCTACCATTTGGAAAAGTGATCATCAAAATCAAAAAGGGAAAAAAATCATTTGAACCGATTAAAATCGTTTTTAGGAGCACACCAAGTTTAGTATCCTCACTGGAGAGTCAGTTGGTTGTCGCATTGCCTCCAGATAAAGGGCAGATGATGGATATAAGCTTCACAGGACCTGTTCCCTCCAAATCCGAAGATATTCTTAACAGCCTTACAGAGCAATATAACATCGAGGGCAAAAAGGATAGAAACATGGAAGCTCAGAACACCCAGGATTTTATCAATGGCAGATTAGAGATCATTTCTCAGGATCTTTCGGGGATAGAAGGGGAGAAAGAAGCTTTCAAACGCAGCAACGAGATTACAGACTTAGATACACAGGCTAATTTAGCTGTTAATAATGCCAATTCTAATACAAATCAGTTAATAGAGTATGCAACGCAATTGGATTTGGTCAATTCAATTTATAGTTTGACCTCTTCGGAGCGCCTGTTACCTAGCAATATGGGGCTGTCCTCTGTGACAGAGGGATATATAGCAAAGTATAATGATATGTTGCTGACAAAAAATAAGACCCTCAAACAGGCGACGGCTCAGAACCCATCGGTTGTACAGCTCAATAGAGATATATTGGAGATGCGGGATCTGATTCGTCAGAACTTGGTAGAATCTAAAGCCACTTTACAACTTCAGATCGCACAATCAAAAGGACAGTTAAACCAGAACCGCCATAAGATTTATATGTATCCCACACAGGAAAAAGTTTTCCGTGGCATAGAGCGTCAGCAGAACCTTAAAGAACAGCTCTACCTGTACCTGCTCCAGAAAAGAGAAGAGAATGCCATTACCTTGGCAGTGACGGCACCAAAAGCTAAAGTTATTAATCCTGCTTATACAGTGGGGATAGTAAAACCGGAAAAACAGAACATACTTCTGGGTGCACTGTTAGCAGGTTTGCTTCTTCCGGTGGTAATATTATATGCCAAATATGTGTCAGATACTAAGATTTATACGAAAGATCAGATACAGACGTCGGTTACGGATGCATTAGTGATTGCCGAGATTCCTGAGAGTCCTAAAGAATCAGATCTAGTGTCTGCTAATGATTTTTCTGTGTTTGCGGAGTCTTTCAGAATCCTAACATCCAATCTCAAATTTATTCTGAAATCCAAGGAAAGTAAGGGTCAGAGTGATGTCATATTGGTTACATCTTCGGTCAAAGCGGAAGGTAAAACGACCGTAGCATTTAATACAGCAGTCACATTAGCAGGTAATTCTAAGGTGCTTCTCATCGGTGCGGATATCAGAAATCCACAGTTGCAGCGTTTTGTAGCAGGATCAGATAAAGGACTGACAGATTATTTGATCTCAGACGACACCTCTGTGCGGCCCTACATTGTGCCCTCTGGACTGAATGAGAATCTCGATATTCTTTTCAGTGGAGCGATGGTACCCAATCCCAATGATTTGTTGGAGATGAAGAAATTTGACGAGATGATTGAGAGTATTAAGCATACATACCGCTATATCGTGATAGACTCTGCACCGGTAATGCTGGTAAGCGATACAATGCATTTGATCGAGATTGCAGATGCCATCCTTTATATCGTAAAATCCAATTTTACGGATCAGCAAATGCTGCATTTTGCCGATGAATTCAAGCAGACACACAACTTGAAAAACATCGCTTTTATACTTAATAATGTAAAGCCGGAAAACAGCCGTTATGGAAACAAGTATGGGTATGGGTATTACACATACTCAAAAGTATAA
- a CDS encoding endonuclease domain-containing protein, with product MKKLTTNYDEGMWKGAPASSFGKAKDLRDNETEAEKLLWKNLKNNQLGGFKFRRQHPISLYIADFYCHKLKLIIEIDGGYHFTKEQIQKDEERTKILEFNGVNVIRFSNDEVLSNIDNVLNEIKKYLPKV from the coding sequence ATGAAAAAATTAACTACAAACTATGATGAAGGAATGTGGAAAGGTGCTCCAGCTTCGAGTTTTGGTAAAGCAAAAGATTTAAGAGACAATGAAACCGAAGCGGAGAAATTACTTTGGAAGAATTTAAAGAATAATCAATTAGGAGGTTTTAAATTCAGAAGACAACATCCCATAAGTTTATATATTGCAGATTTCTATTGTCATAAATTAAAATTGATTATTGAGATAGATGGAGGATATCATTTTACGAAAGAACAAATTCAAAAAGACGAAGAAAGAACCAAAATTCTTGAATTTAATGGAGTTAATGTGATTCGATTTTCTAATGATGAAGTTTTATCAAATATTGATAACGTCTTAAACGAAATTAAAAAGTATCTTCCAAAGGTCTAA
- a CDS encoding regulatory protein RecX, translating into MEKKSYTFEEIKQKLVNYCVYQDRCHSEVEQKMRDFLLIPEAKDEIFLYLIKENYLNEERFTRSYIRGKFYIKHWGRNKIRINLKQKGITEKLIAKSMNEIDEQDYLDSVNKIYHDYYSKQKGLKDYQKKSKTIKHLMSKGYEYDLIMEVSDVG; encoded by the coding sequence ATGGAAAAAAAATCGTACACCTTCGAAGAGATAAAACAAAAATTGGTAAACTACTGTGTATATCAGGATCGTTGTCATTCCGAGGTCGAGCAGAAGATGAGAGATTTTCTTTTGATTCCCGAAGCTAAGGATGAAATATTCCTATATCTTATCAAAGAAAACTACCTGAATGAAGAGCGTTTTACCAGAAGTTACATCCGAGGAAAATTCTACATCAAACACTGGGGTCGAAACAAAATTAGGATCAACCTCAAGCAAAAAGGAATTACAGAAAAGCTAATTGCTAAGAGTATGAATGAAATTGACGAACAGGATTATTTAGATAGTGTAAATAAAATCTACCACGATTATTATTCTAAACAAAAAGGACTAAAAGACTATCAGAAAAAAAGCAAAACAATCAAGCATTTGATGTCTAAAGGCTATGAGTATGACCTAATTATGGAAGTATCTGATGTAGGCTAA
- a CDS encoding ribonucleoside-diphosphate reductase subunit alpha codes for MDENIDIWWLNEESEQMLNRGYLLKGETVEGAIDRITTAAAKRLYKPELQPAFKEMIVKGWISFSSPVWANMGTQRGLPISCFNVHIPDNIEGITHKLGEVIMQTKIGGGTSGYFGELRNRGTAVTDNGKSSGAVSFMKLYDTAMDVVSQGGVRRGAFAAYLDIDHGDIEEFLSIKDIGSPIQNLFTGVCVPDYWMQDMIDGDVDKRKIWARVLESRQQKGLPYIFFTDNVNRNKPQVYKDAGLMVNASNLCSEIMLPSTANESFICCLSSMNLELYDEWKDTNAVKLAIYFLDAVLSEFIEKTEGNYYLTSARNFAMRHRALGLGVLGYHSYLQKNMIPFESFEATQFNARAFRHIKEQAEIASKELANIYGEPDMLKGYGMRNTTLMAVAPTTSSSAILGQTSPGIEPFASNYYKAGLAKGNFMRKNKYLAKLLDEKGLDNEETWRTIMLNHGSVQHLEGLTDEEKAVFKTFREISPMEIVSQAAQRQQYIDQAQSLNLQIPSTMPVKDVNYVMIEAWKKGVKTLYYQRSSSVSKELMVNFVTCSACEA; via the coding sequence ATGGACGAAAATATAGATATCTGGTGGCTCAACGAAGAGTCTGAACAAATGTTGAACAGAGGTTACCTTCTGAAAGGAGAAACTGTGGAAGGAGCCATAGACAGAATTACAACTGCAGCGGCAAAACGCCTTTACAAACCGGAATTGCAACCGGCTTTCAAGGAGATGATTGTGAAAGGCTGGATTAGTTTTTCTTCTCCAGTTTGGGCTAATATGGGAACACAACGTGGTTTGCCGATATCTTGTTTCAATGTTCATATTCCTGATAATATCGAAGGAATTACGCACAAATTGGGTGAAGTGATTATGCAGACGAAAATCGGAGGTGGTACTTCTGGTTATTTTGGAGAATTGAGAAACAGAGGAACGGCCGTTACAGACAACGGAAAATCTTCCGGAGCGGTTTCTTTTATGAAGTTGTACGATACAGCGATGGATGTGGTTTCTCAAGGTGGTGTGAGAAGAGGTGCTTTTGCAGCGTATCTTGACATCGACCACGGTGATATTGAAGAATTTTTGAGTATCAAAGATATCGGAAGTCCAATCCAAAATCTATTCACAGGAGTTTGCGTTCCAGATTATTGGATGCAGGATATGATTGATGGTGATGTTGATAAGCGTAAAATCTGGGCAAGAGTTTTGGAAAGCCGTCAGCAAAAAGGGCTTCCTTACATTTTCTTCACAGATAACGTGAACAGAAACAAACCTCAGGTTTATAAAGATGCAGGATTGATGGTGAATGCAAGCAATCTTTGTTCGGAGATTATGTTGCCTTCTACTGCGAATGAATCTTTCATCTGCTGTCTGTCTTCTATGAATCTTGAATTGTATGATGAGTGGAAAGATACAAACGCTGTGAAATTGGCGATCTATTTCTTGGATGCTGTTTTATCAGAATTCATTGAAAAAACGGAAGGGAATTATTATCTGACTTCAGCTAGGAATTTTGCAATGCGTCACAGAGCTTTAGGTTTAGGAGTCCTTGGATACCATTCTTATTTGCAGAAAAATATGATTCCTTTCGAAAGTTTTGAGGCGACTCAGTTCAATGCAAGAGCATTCCGTCATATCAAAGAACAAGCTGAAATTGCTTCTAAAGAATTGGCAAACATCTACGGAGAACCAGATATGCTGAAAGGTTATGGAATGAGAAATACAACCTTAATGGCAGTGGCTCCAACAACTTCTAGTTCTGCAATTTTGGGACAAACGTCTCCTGGAATAGAGCCTTTCGCTTCTAACTATTACAAAGCAGGCTTGGCAAAAGGAAACTTTATGCGTAAGAACAAGTATCTGGCTAAATTGTTAGACGAAAAAGGTCTTGATAACGAAGAAACTTGGAGAACAATTATGCTGAATCACGGTTCTGTTCAACACCTTGAAGGTTTGACCGATGAGGAGAAAGCGGTATTCAAAACTTTTAGAGAGATTTCTCCAATGGAGATTGTTTCTCAAGCAGCTCAAAGACAGCAATATATAGACCAGGCGCAATCTCTTAACTTGCAGATTCCATCTACAATGCCTGTTAAAGACGTAAATTACGTAATGATAGAAGCTTGGAAAAAAGGTGTTAAAACATTGTATTACCAAAGAAGTTCTTCGGTTTCCAAAGAATTAATGGTCAACTTTGTGACGTGTTCTGCTTGTGAAGCTTAA
- a CDS encoding ribonucleotide-diphosphate reductase subunit beta → MGIFDKRISYKPFEYPEVLQFIEAINKSYWVHSEVDFTADVQDFHSQLEPHEKNAIKHALLAIAQIEVNVKTFWGNLYHHLPKPELNGLGATFAECEFRHSEAYSRLLEVLGYNDEFLNVVDIPAVKDRIDYLSKVLKNANSQDPKSYVSSLLLFSILIENVSLFSQFAIILSFTRFKGYMKNVSNIIAWTSVDEQIHANGGIYLINKIREEQPDLLTDEDIESIYDLVDESIEMESNILDWIFELGEIQHVSKKNLLDFMKYRVDDSLKKIGMKTRYNVSPEDYRPMVWFEEEVFANSMDDFFAKRPVDYTKHDKSITANDLF, encoded by the coding sequence ATGGGGATTTTTGATAAACGAATAAGTTATAAACCATTTGAATATCCGGAAGTTTTACAATTTATAGAAGCGATCAATAAGTCATATTGGGTTCATTCCGAAGTAGATTTTACCGCAGATGTTCAGGATTTCCATTCTCAGTTGGAACCTCATGAGAAAAACGCAATCAAACATGCGCTTTTGGCGATTGCTCAGATTGAGGTGAATGTGAAGACCTTCTGGGGAAATCTCTACCATCACTTGCCTAAGCCTGAACTCAATGGTTTGGGAGCAACCTTTGCAGAGTGCGAGTTCCGTCACTCAGAAGCCTATTCCAGATTGCTGGAAGTCTTGGGTTACAATGATGAATTCCTGAATGTAGTCGATATTCCTGCTGTAAAAGACAGAATTGATTACCTAAGTAAAGTGCTGAAAAACGCCAATTCTCAGGATCCGAAATCTTACGTTTCCTCATTGTTGTTATTTAGCATACTGATAGAAAATGTGTCTTTGTTCAGCCAGTTTGCGATTATTTTGTCGTTCACGAGATTCAAAGGATATATGAAAAATGTGTCCAACATTATCGCTTGGACTTCAGTAGATGAGCAAATCCACGCCAACGGCGGCATTTATCTGATAAACAAAATCCGTGAAGAGCAACCGGATTTATTGACCGATGAGGATATTGAATCGATTTATGATTTGGTAGATGAATCCATTGAAATGGAATCCAACATTCTGGACTGGATTTTTGAACTGGGCGAAATCCAACATGTTTCCAAGAAAAACCTTTTGGATTTTATGAAATACAGAGTAGATGACTCTTTGAAGAAAATCGGAATGAAAACGAGATACAATGTTTCTCCGGAAGATTACAGACCAATGGTTTGGTTTGAGGAAGAAGTGTTTGCAAACTCTATGGATGATTTCTTTGCAAAACGCCCGGTAGATTATACAAAACACGACAAGTCGATTACGGCGAATGATTTGTTTTAG
- a CDS encoding porin family protein, with amino-acid sequence MKKIIIIGFVLLIGLANAQFIKYGVTANFHQSSIVKVHDYSKGAFGGGIGIFADVSLVPNDIYDSAWLYFTPQLEFNTLGENANHPKEEKQKYHNNYIGLPLYIKYFLRNNGYKGDLYFMAGPRLEFLVSEKRSGPPADFEAQEQNISSFGYGVSVGAGIKINDKLDAFIRFDRGFSKIYPDYTRDATYNRMLALGINYYIGETN; translated from the coding sequence ATGAAAAAGATAATTATAATAGGTTTTGTTTTGTTGATAGGTCTTGCCAATGCACAATTCATAAAATATGGGGTCACAGCCAATTTTCACCAGTCATCAATCGTTAAGGTTCACGATTATTCCAAAGGAGCATTCGGAGGTGGTATAGGGATATTTGCTGATGTATCCTTAGTCCCAAATGATATCTATGATTCGGCTTGGCTGTATTTCACGCCGCAGTTGGAGTTTAATACTTTGGGAGAGAATGCCAACCATCCAAAAGAGGAAAAACAAAAATACCATAATAATTACATCGGTTTACCATTATATATAAAGTACTTTTTGAGAAATAATGGGTACAAAGGGGATTTGTATTTTATGGCAGGACCCCGTTTGGAATTTCTGGTATCAGAAAAGAGATCGGGACCTCCGGCGGATTTCGAAGCGCAGGAGCAGAATATAAGCAGCTTCGGTTATGGCGTTTCTGTAGGAGCTGGGATTAAAATTAATGATAAATTGGATGCTTTTATACGCTTTGATCGGGGCTTTTCAAAAATTTATCCGGATTATACCAGAGATGCTACCTATAACAGAATGTTAGCATTGGGTATTAACTATTATATCGGCGAAACAAACTAA
- a CDS encoding lipopolysaccharide biosynthesis protein translates to MIWTFAQQFGTQLITFALSVILARLLLPSDFGTIAMFTVVMSIASALVDGGMSSSLIRSAEVDDRDLSTVFWFNMVMAMAMYIIIFFTAPLIADFYKVEILTPVIRVYSVSIIIRSLTAVQSTRFVKAMDFKTLFTIQLPSLIIGAVSGVVMAYSGFGIWSLVFYPIIQSVVGGIQLWFYSKWKPLLIFDQAKFKEHFGFGYKMTLSGLLDTVFRNIYTILIGKHFSSAQLGYYNRADNLKQLPVANLSTALNKVTFPLFAKLKDNDVKLKEVYQKLMKLVIFVIAPVLFIMMVVAEPMIRFLLTDKWLPAVPYLQVLALSGILFPIHSYNLNILNVKGRSDLFLKLEFWKKGLQIITLLVSVPFGVIGIVWGQVIFSVLAFFINTHYTGKMLKYGSMHQILDLMPIISLSGSIALIIYFSDHFYFHNWVDLPRLLVLSGLYAAMYLGTVWIFKFKEINYLKDLLKK, encoded by the coding sequence ATGATCTGGACCTTTGCACAGCAGTTTGGCACCCAGCTGATTACGTTTGCGTTAAGTGTTATTCTTGCGAGATTGTTATTGCCCTCTGATTTTGGAACCATTGCCATGTTCACCGTGGTGATGTCAATAGCCTCCGCGTTGGTAGATGGAGGGATGTCTTCAAGTCTCATTCGTTCTGCGGAGGTAGATGACCGTGATTTATCGACGGTCTTTTGGTTCAATATGGTGATGGCGATGGCTATGTATATCATTATTTTTTTTACAGCTCCTTTAATTGCTGACTTTTATAAAGTGGAAATACTTACGCCGGTCATTAGAGTGTATAGCGTCAGCATCATCATTAGGTCTTTAACAGCAGTGCAGAGTACAAGATTTGTGAAAGCGATGGACTTTAAGACGCTGTTTACAATTCAATTACCGTCATTAATTATTGGAGCAGTCTCTGGTGTGGTGATGGCTTACAGTGGTTTTGGGATATGGTCTTTGGTTTTTTATCCGATCATTCAGTCTGTCGTGGGAGGCATTCAATTATGGTTTTACAGCAAATGGAAACCATTGCTTATTTTTGATCAAGCAAAGTTCAAAGAACATTTCGGCTTTGGATATAAAATGACTTTATCTGGCTTATTAGATACTGTTTTCAGAAATATCTATACCATCCTTATCGGAAAACATTTCTCAAGTGCGCAGTTGGGGTATTACAATAGAGCAGATAACCTGAAACAATTGCCCGTTGCTAATTTATCAACCGCACTGAACAAAGTAACCTTTCCCCTTTTTGCCAAACTAAAAGACAATGATGTCAAACTGAAAGAGGTGTATCAGAAATTGATGAAACTGGTGATTTTTGTTATTGCTCCGGTTTTGTTTATAATGATGGTGGTTGCAGAACCGATGATTCGTTTTTTGTTGACCGACAAATGGTTGCCTGCGGTTCCTTATTTGCAGGTGCTTGCATTGTCTGGCATTTTGTTTCCTATTCATTCGTATAATCTTAATATACTGAACGTTAAAGGCCGTTCAGATCTGTTCCTTAAACTTGAATTTTGGAAAAAAGGCTTGCAGATCATCACGCTTCTTGTTTCGGTGCCCTTCGGAGTGATTGGGATAGTATGGGGACAGGTAATATTTTCGGTATTGGCATTTTTCATCAATACACATTATACAGGGAAGATGTTGAAGTATGGCTCGATGCACCAGATTTTGGATTTGATGCCAATTATCTCACTTTCTGGAAGTATTGCATTAATTATTTACTTTTCAGACCATTTCTATTTCCATAATTGGGTAGATTTACCAAGATTATTGGTGCTGAGTGGTTTATATGCAGCGATGTATTTGGGCACCGTATGGATTTTTAAATTCAAAGAGATTAATTATTTAAAAGATTTATTAAAAAAATGA